A genome region from Salvia splendens isolate huo1 chromosome 19, SspV2, whole genome shotgun sequence includes the following:
- the LOC121778116 gene encoding GDSL esterase/lipase At5g33370-like, with product MAPFACVILSLAIGSMVSGGEARAFFVFGDSLVDNGNNNYLITSARADAPPYGIDYPTHRPTGRFSNGLNIPDIISEQLGMEPTQPYLSPFLKGDKLLVGANFASAGVGILNDTGIQFLNIIRIGKQLEYFQQYQTRVSSIIGPEQTTALVNQALVLITLGGNDFVNNYYLVPFSARSRQFSLPDYVTYLISEYRKVLHKLFDLGARRVLVTGTGPLGCVPAELAQRSRAGECSAELMRAAALFNPQLVQMLDNLNSELGASVFIAANTQQMHTDFISNPQAFGFVTSKIACCGQGPYNGVGLCTAVSNLCPNRDLYAFWDPFHPSEKANRIIVQQILSGDTQYMKPMNLSTILALDSRT from the exons ATGGCTCCGTTTGCATGTGTGATTCTTAGCCTGGCAATAGGTAGCATGGTGAGTGGAGGCGAAGCACGGGCCTTCTTCGTGTTTGGAGACTCGCTGGTGGACAATGGCAACAACAATTACCTTATAACCAGCGCTAGGGCGGACGCCCCACCTTATGGCATCGACTACCCAACCCATCGGCCTACTGGCCGATTCTCCAACGGCCTCAACATCCCCGATATCATCA GTGAACAGCTTGGAATGGAGCCCACACAACCTTACTTGAGCCCATTTCTTAAAGGAGACAAGCTTCTTGTTGGTGCTAATTTTGCTTCCGCAGGAGTTGGAATCCTTAATGACACTGGAATTCAGTTT TTAAACATCATTCGCATCGGGAAACAACTCGAGTACTTCCAGCAGTATCAGACACGGGTGTCCAGCATCATCGGACCGGAACAAACGACTGCGCTAGTGAACCAAGCTCTAGTTCTCATCACATTAGGAGGCAATGACTTTGTCAACAACTACTATTTGGTCCCTTTCTCAGCAAGATCAAGACAGTTTTCCCTACCTGACTACGTTACATACCTTATCTCTGAGTATCGCAAAGTCTTGCAT AAGTTGTTTGATTTGGGAGCTAGGAGggttttagtgaccgggacagGCCCACTTGGGTGCGTCCCTGCTGAGCTGGCGCAGCGCAGCCGGGCCGGGGAATGCTCCGCGGAGCTGATGAGGGCGGCCGCGCTTTTCAACCCACAGCTAGTTCAGATGTTGGACAACCTCAACTCCGAACTAGGGGCTAGTGTGTTCATTGCAGCTAACACACAACAAATGCATACGGACTTCATTTCTAATCCTCAAGCCTTCG GATTTGTGACGTCGAAAATCGCATGCTGTGGGCAAGGCCCATACAACGGAGTTGGGCTTTGCACGGCCGTGTCCAATTTGTGCCCAAACAGAGATTTGTATGCATTTTGGGATCCATTTCACCCATCAGAAAAGGCCAACAGAATTATAGTGCAACAAATATTGAGTGGAGATACTCAATATATGAAGCCCATGAATCTCAGCACCATCTTGGCTTTGGATTCAAGGACCTAA
- the LOC121779107 gene encoding secreted RxLR effector protein 161-like, which produces MSNPGPVHWKALKWLLRYLKHTAKYGLCYSKCEEGVKLAGYVDSNYANDRDKRKSTTSYVFTVCRSCISWKSQLQHIVALSTTESEYIVITEAMKEAVWLKGVLSELNFLKTPPVVFSDSQTAIQLCSSKRSWSVQVQDYFSDIANL; this is translated from the exons ATGTCTAATCCTGGTCCTGTGCATTGGAAAGCTTTGAAATGGTTATTGAGATACCTTAAGCATACTGCAAAGTATGGTTTGTGCTATTCTAAATGTGAAGAAGGTGTTAAACTTGCTGGTTATGTTGATTCCAACTATGCTAATGACAGAGATAAGAGGAAGTCCACCACTTCCTATGTTTTTACTGTGTGTAGGTCATGCATTAGTTGGAAGTCACAATTGCAGCACATAGTGGCTCTATCCACTACTGAGTCAGAATACATTGTTATTACAGAAGCTATGAAAGAAgcagtgtggttgaagggagtACTTTCTGAACTGAATTTTTTGAAAACTCCTCCTGTTGTGTTCTCTGATTCTCAGACTGCTATTCAGCTGT GTTCTTCAAAGAGATCTTGGAGCGTTCAAGTCCAAGATTACTTCTCTGATATAGCCAATTTGTAA
- the LOC121778464 gene encoding GDSL esterase/lipase At5g33370-like isoform X2, translating into MMKNPRIYTIFLLILVLGDLSSNAEAKAFFVFGDSLVDNGNNNYLVTTARADAPPYGIDYPSHRPTGRFSNGLNIPDIISETNGWEPTLPYLSPELTGQKLLVGANFASAGVGVLNDTGIQFVNIIRIYQQLNLFKQYQQRLSEVIGREETDKVVKDSLVLITLGGNDFVNNYYLVPFSIRSQQYSLEDYVPFVISEYKKVLHRLYNLGARRVLVTGTGPLGCVPAELAQHSRNGECAAELMRAAALFNPQLVQMLDQLNRKFGANVFIAANTNQMHLDFISNPQQFGFVTSKIACCGQGPYNGVGLCTPLSNLCPNRDAYVFWDPFHPSERANRLIVQQILTGSNTYMHPMNLSTILAMDSRA; encoded by the exons ATGATGAAGAATCCAAGAATTTATACTATTTTCTTGCTAATTTTGGTCTTGGGGGATTTGAGCTCCAATGCAGAAGCTAAGGCCTTCTTTGTGTTTGGAGACTCATTGGTGGATAACGGCAACAACAACTACTTGGTCACCACCGCTAGGGCCGACGCCCCGCCCTATGGCATCGACTACCCATCGCACCGTCCCACCGGTCGCTTCTCCAACGGCCTCAACATTCCCGATATCATCA GTGAAACGAACGGGTGGGAACCGACATTGCCATACCTGAGCCCCGAGCTTACTGGGCAGAAATTGCTGGTTGGTGCCAACTTTGCTTCAGCAGGAGTGGGAGTACTAAATGACACAGGAATCCAGTTT GTAAACATTATTAGAATATACCAACAACTGAACTTGTTCAAACAGTACCAGCAGAGATTAAGTGAAGTTATTGGGAGAGAAGAGACTGATAAAGTTGTGAAGGATTCACTAGTGTTGATTACATTAGGTGGGAATGATTTTGTGAACAACTATTATTTGGTGCCATTCTCTATCAGGTCTCAGCAATATTCTCTCGAAGACTATGTGCCATTTGTCATTTCCGAGTACAAAAAAGTGTTGCAT AGGTTGTACAACCTTGGGGCTCGACGAGTTTTGGTGACCGGGACGGGCCCGTTAGGATGCGTCCCGGCTGAATTGGCCCAGCACAGTAGAAATGGGGAGTGCGCAGCTGAATTGATGAGAGCTGCTGCACTTTTCAACCCTCAATTGGTTCAAATGCTTGATCAACTTAACAGAAAATTTGGTGCCAATGTGTTCATTGCAGCTAACACCAATCAAATGCATCTGGATTTCATCTCTAACCCTCAACAATTTG GATTTGTAACCTCGAAGATAGCATGTTGTGGGCAGGGCCCGTACAACGGGGTGGGCCTCTGCACGCCGCTCTCAAATCTCTGCCCGAACCGAGATGCGTACGTGTTCTGGGATCCGTTTCACCCGTCAGAACGGGCCAACCGACTAATAGTTCAGCAAATCTTGACCGGATCCAACACCTACATGCACCCGATGAACCTTAGCACAATCTTGGCTATGGATTCACGGGCCTAA
- the LOC121778464 gene encoding GDSL esterase/lipase At5g33370-like isoform X1: MMKNPRIYTIFLLILVLGDLSSNAEAKAFFVFGDSLVDNGNNNYLVTTARADAPPYGIDYPSHRPTGRFSNGLNIPDIIKIRVRVGETNGWEPTLPYLSPELTGQKLLVGANFASAGVGVLNDTGIQFVNIIRIYQQLNLFKQYQQRLSEVIGREETDKVVKDSLVLITLGGNDFVNNYYLVPFSIRSQQYSLEDYVPFVISEYKKVLHRLYNLGARRVLVTGTGPLGCVPAELAQHSRNGECAAELMRAAALFNPQLVQMLDQLNRKFGANVFIAANTNQMHLDFISNPQQFGFVTSKIACCGQGPYNGVGLCTPLSNLCPNRDAYVFWDPFHPSERANRLIVQQILTGSNTYMHPMNLSTILAMDSRA; this comes from the exons ATGATGAAGAATCCAAGAATTTATACTATTTTCTTGCTAATTTTGGTCTTGGGGGATTTGAGCTCCAATGCAGAAGCTAAGGCCTTCTTTGTGTTTGGAGACTCATTGGTGGATAACGGCAACAACAACTACTTGGTCACCACCGCTAGGGCCGACGCCCCGCCCTATGGCATCGACTACCCATCGCACCGTCCCACCGGTCGCTTCTCCAACGGCCTCAACATTCCCGATATCATCA aaATTCGAGTTCGTGTAGGTGAAACGAACGGGTGGGAACCGACATTGCCATACCTGAGCCCCGAGCTTACTGGGCAGAAATTGCTGGTTGGTGCCAACTTTGCTTCAGCAGGAGTGGGAGTACTAAATGACACAGGAATCCAGTTT GTAAACATTATTAGAATATACCAACAACTGAACTTGTTCAAACAGTACCAGCAGAGATTAAGTGAAGTTATTGGGAGAGAAGAGACTGATAAAGTTGTGAAGGATTCACTAGTGTTGATTACATTAGGTGGGAATGATTTTGTGAACAACTATTATTTGGTGCCATTCTCTATCAGGTCTCAGCAATATTCTCTCGAAGACTATGTGCCATTTGTCATTTCCGAGTACAAAAAAGTGTTGCAT AGGTTGTACAACCTTGGGGCTCGACGAGTTTTGGTGACCGGGACGGGCCCGTTAGGATGCGTCCCGGCTGAATTGGCCCAGCACAGTAGAAATGGGGAGTGCGCAGCTGAATTGATGAGAGCTGCTGCACTTTTCAACCCTCAATTGGTTCAAATGCTTGATCAACTTAACAGAAAATTTGGTGCCAATGTGTTCATTGCAGCTAACACCAATCAAATGCATCTGGATTTCATCTCTAACCCTCAACAATTTG GATTTGTAACCTCGAAGATAGCATGTTGTGGGCAGGGCCCGTACAACGGGGTGGGCCTCTGCACGCCGCTCTCAAATCTCTGCCCGAACCGAGATGCGTACGTGTTCTGGGATCCGTTTCACCCGTCAGAACGGGCCAACCGACTAATAGTTCAGCAAATCTTGACCGGATCCAACACCTACATGCACCCGATGAACCTTAGCACAATCTTGGCTATGGATTCACGGGCCTAA
- the LOC121780387 gene encoding uncharacterized protein LOC121780387 encodes MKGFFPLPFRSLLALLFLAILSLKCEATSLNYTKYTQQVSSLRLERIHKHLESINKPPLLTIQSPDGDMIDCVHKRKQPALDHPLLKNHKIQKTPPEIPKGIKMAETEGAGGNNGSRSVWQMWHQKGQRCPKGTVPIRRSTAHDVLRAKSLYHFGKKSSRYATTAATLSRRADAPDVVSGYGHEHAIAYTTGSGEVYGAKATINVWDPSIEEVNEFSLSQVWVLSGSFDGSDLNSIEAGWQVSPELYGDSRPRLFTYWTSDSYQATGCYNLLCSGFIQTNSRIAIGAAISPVSSTGGNQFDITIIIWKDPKLGNWWMSFGDNTLVGYWPTELFTHLTDRATMVEWGGEVVNSRANDQHTSTQMGSGHYAEAGFGKASYFRNLEIVDSDNSLSSARDISTLAENTNCYNIKSSYNNEWGTHFYYGGPGKSPQCP; translated from the exons ATGAAAGGGTTTTTTCCCCTCCCATTTCGCTCTCTTCTTGCTCTATTGTTTCTTGccattctctctctaaaatgtGAAGCCACTTCTCTAAACTACACCAAATACACACAACAAGTTAGCAGCTTGAGACTTGAGAGGATTCATAAGCATTTGGAAAGCATCAATAAGCCCCCTCTCCTCACCATTCAG AGCCCAGATGGAGATATGATTGATTGTGTTCATAAAAGAAAACAGCCAGCTCTGGATCATCCTCTTCTCAAGAATCACAAAATCCag AAAACCCCGCCGGAAATACCAAAGGGGATAAAAATGGCGGAAaccgaaggagcaggaggaaacAACGGCAGCAGAAGTGTGTGGCAAATGTGGCATCAAAAGGGGCAGCGTTGCCCTAAGGGCACCGTGCCGATACGGAGAAGCACAGCGCACGACGTGCTGAGGGCTAAATCCCTCTACCATTTCGGCAAGAAATCATCGAGATACGCGACGACGGCTGCGACGCTTAGCCGCCGCGCCGACGCTCCCGATGTTGTTAGTGGCTATGGCCACGAG CATGCGATAGCATACACAACGGGATCGGGAGAAGTATACGGGGCAAAAGCGACAATAAACGTGTGGGACCCATCGATAGAGGAGGTGAACGAGTTTAGCCTCTCCCAAGTTTGGGTTCTCTCAGGCTCCTTTGATGGCTCCGATCTCAACAGTATTGAAGCTGGTTGGCAG GTCAGTCCGGAGTTGTATGGTGATAGCAGGCCAAGACTCTTCACTTATTGGACG AGCGATTCATATCAAGCAACAGGATGTTACAACCTCTTATGCTCCGGATTCATACAAACAAATAGCCGGATAGCCATCGGAGCCGCCATCTCACCGGTGTCATCCACAGGTGGAAATCAATTCGACATCACCATTATCATTTGGAAG GACCCTAAATTGGGAAATTGGTGGATGAGCTTTGGAGATAACACATTAGTGGGCTACTGGCCCACTGAGCTATTCACCCATCTAACGGACCGTGCCACGATGGTTGAATGGGGAGGCGAGGTCGTGAACTCCAGAGCTAACGACCAACACACCTCGACCCAAATGGGCTCGGGCCATTATGCAGAAGCGGGGTTTGGAAAAGCGAGTTATTTTAGAAATCTAGAGATCGTGGATTCGGACAACAGCCTTAGCTCAGCCCGGGATATATCAACCTTAGCCGAGAACACCAATTGCTACAACATCAAAAGCTCCTACAACAATGAATGGGGCACACATTTTTACTATGGTGGGCCTGGAAAAAGCCCGCAGTGCCCGTGA